TCTCGTTGTTCAGGACCGACATGGGCGAGCCTTCCGCCACGAAAGATTGAGGCCGCAATAGCTCGACCAGGTCATAAGCATATGCCCACATTAAGCCGAGAAGCAGATAAACGACTACTGCTCCCATGATTCTGTGCATCGTTACCGGACCCTCACGGAGCACCTGTATCAGCACTACCACTGCGAGCACCCCCATGAATAACATAGACATTAAGTTATCCAGGATCACTAGCTTCTCAAAAGGTAACAGAATACGCATCCAGCGAACCAGGAAGGAGGCCAAAGCGAATGCAACGGCCAGGAAGGTGATGAATTGATATTTGACTACTGACATCACACCGGTAATGAGTATGAGCGAGAATATAATCTCTGAGATAAGGAATGCACGAAGCTCTCCGGCATGGTGTAACGGGGTGATGATAAATATGGATATAAATAACAATACTAGAAGAACGGTCAGGCTTAGGTCGGTTTCCCAAAAGTGCTTGATTGGGTGGGTCAGCTTCTTCACGGTTTGTTGAGCTTTTTTAACCATAGACCCTTAATATATATAATCTTGTGCCAATTGTCTGTAATCAAGAGCCATTCGCTAGCCTGAGAATACCACGTATCGTTTTGTTTTTTATATGCCATTTTATTTATCCCGCCCCGATTCTTTTTGGTAGATCTGAAGGGACACAAGTCTAGCAATCAAGATTGCGGGAAAAAGCTGACCCATTAGGCCTTCAAACATCACCAGGGCACGCGCAAATGGATTTATGGCCGTGATGTCGCCATAGCCGATTGTCGTGAGTGTTACAAAGCTAAAGTATATGAGACTCGCTGTGAGTTGATGAATTAGGGGTACATAGGGTAGGCCATTAATGTCAAAAGAGTTTGGTGAATATAACTCAATCAACAGATATGATTGAGCCCAGATAAGGCCAAACAGCATATAAGCGACAATGGCACCCCTGATACGGTGCGCGGTAATCGGACCCTCACGAAAGACATGAAAGAGCACTACAAATTCAAATAGACCTAGAAATATGAGTGATACTAAAGTATCGATAAAATCTAGAAGCGTAGCCTGAGATTTTAATAAGTAGTGATGGAGCACAAAAATAAGCAGTATAAATGCGATTGCTGGTATCTTAATAAATGACCTATCAGTAACGGCTGTGACGCCGGAGATTAAAACAAGAGTAAAAAATAAAGATATAACAAAACCTCCGAATGCGCCGAGAGTGGAAAATGGATATAGTATTAACAAGTAGACAACCATCACAGCGAGCAGAACAGTAAGCCCTCTATCATCGGTAGACCAAAATCTAGAGAATAATCTATGCACCTTATTCTCTCCCTAGAGATACTGCTCTTTACTTGGCACAGATAATATGAGAATGAAACTATTAAAGCATTATTCGATTGGTATTGGAGTTAATTTTGTAGTTTCTGCGAACTATCACTCAGCTTTTCCGCCTCCACCACCCAGCCTCCGCCTAGAGTTTTGTACAAACCCACAAGGTTTAGGAAGTGCTTGCCTTGTGTTTGTGCTTGTGCAAGCTGGGCATCAAAGAGTTGTCTCTGAGCATCGAGTACGTTTAGGTATTCCACCAATCCCTCGTCATACTGGAGTTCGGCCAGACGAAGGTAATCCTTCAATACGGCTACCTGCCTGGCCTGTATTCCTAACTCTGCATCAGAATTTTTATATCCTACGAGTGCATCATTAACCTCTTTAAGCGCGTTAAGTATTGTCTGTTCGTAGTTGAAGAGCGCCTGTTCCTTGTGTGCTTCGGCTCCCTTAACCTTGTATATTATTCTTCCTCCCTCGAAGAGCGGCTGGGCAAGGACGCCGCCAAAATGGTAGAAAAGCGAGGAGTGATCGAAAAAATTATCAAGCTCCGGCGTTTCAAAACCAAGGAGGGCGGCAAGGTTGATTTTTGGGAAATACTCGGCCTTTGCCTCGCCGATTCTTGCATTTGCTGCAATAAGCTGATTCTCGGCTTGTAGAATATCAGGACGTTGCTCGAGCAAATCCGAGGGTTGTCCAGAAGGAATGTTAGGCAATGACAGCTCATCAATTGTACGACCCCTTTCTATGGCACCGGGATTTTTTCCCAATAATACGCTCAACAGATTCTCTTTCTGGGCAATCTGAGTTTCCAGTTGTGGAATCACCACAGCAGCAGACTCAACCTGCGACTGTGCTTGCCGGACTTCCAATTCCGACACAATTCCACCTTTGAATTGAAGCTCAATAAGACGGAGGGATTCCTCGAAGGACTTAAGTGTTTGACGGGCGATATCGAGTCGTTTATCAAGATCTAACAAGTCAATGTACGTGCTAGCTACGGAGGTAACAAGGGTTAGAATAACGGTACGCTGGGCTTCTTCCTGGCTCAAAAGCTCGGCGCGGGCAGCCTCAGTTGCCCTTCGTATACGTCCCCATATATCCAGTTCATAGGAAAGGTTAAAGGCGATGACAAAGGCATTGAAATTTCGGTCAACGCCTTCAGAACTGGGGAGAAAGCTACTCGAAGACCTTATCCTGCCTGCCGCACCTGCTGCATCTAACTGGGGGAAAAGCTCAGAGCGGGTAATGCCCAGCCGGGCGTAGTATTCTTGAACCACTGCTATGGCTATCTTGAGGTCTTTGTTTTGCTCAAGCGAAGTTTGTATGTACTTGCTTAAAACCGGGTCATTGAACTGTTCCCACCAGGAAACGTTGGCAACTTCATTAGCCTTCTCGACTGATAAACGCCAGCCTTGTGGAACATCCAAATCCGGTCGGCTGTAATTCGGCCCAAGCATGCAGGCTGAGAGCATCAAAGCAAAGATTATTGGGAGAATAAGAAATTTGAGCATCATTTAGACTTTTTCCTCTTTTGGGTTTACGGTCTGTGCCACCCCATCGCCGTGTACCGGCTCTGCAGTTGTGACCTTCTTCTCTTTACCGAAAAAACGCTCGCTGAAGTTCTCTACAAGGAAGAAGAATAGCGGCACGAAGAATACTGCCAGTAACGTGGCCGAGGTCATGCCGCCCATAACCCCTGTACCGATCGAGTGGCGGCTGTTGGCTCCTGCTCCGCTGGCAATGACCAGGGGCACCATACCAAGAATGAAGCATAGCGAGGTCATCACGATCGGCCTAAGCCTGAGCCGCGCCGCTTCTGCTGCCGCATCTAAGAAAGAAAGCCCTTCCCGGCGTTTTAGCACCGCAAACTCGACGATTAAAATTGCATTCTTCGCAGACAAACCGACCAGTGTAACCAGGCCGATCTGGAAATAGACGTCGTTGTCGAGCCCTCGAAGCCAGACGGCCAGCAGTGCACCGAAAATGCCAGTCGGTACGGCCAGGGTCACACTCAAAGGCAGAGACCAGCTCTCATACTGGGCTGAAAGGATGAGAAACACCAATATAAGACCGAATATAAAAGCGAGCGATGAAGTCCCGCCACTCTGTTTCTCCTCGAATGCCTCTCCGCTCCAGGCAAACGTAAAGCCCTCAGGCAGTACTTCGCGGGCAACTTCTTCCATGGTTGCTATCGCTTGTCCTGAGCTATAACCGGGTGCAGCGCTGCCGGTGATCTTCGCTGAAGGAAAGCCATTAAACCGGGAAACCAGGTCAGGCCCGGTAGTATAGCGGGTCTTAACTACCGCTGAAAGCGGCATCATATCTCCCTGACTTGTGCGCACGTAAATCTGTCCAATGTCCTCCGGGCGTACCCGGTATCGAGACTCTGCCTGCAAAATGACCTGGAACACCTGGCTATACTTGTCAAATTGACTCACATAGAGCGAGCCGTAGAGCGTCTGCATGGCGTCATACACATCCTTAATGGGCACTCCGAGCGCTTGAGTCTTTTGCCTGTCAACCTCGAGGAAAAGCTTTTGACTGGTAGAGTGGATAGTACTGGCCAGTCCTACTAGCTCCGGGCGTTGGCTGGCCTTCCCTATAAACTCGCGCGTAACTTTATCCACCTCGGAGTAGCCTCCGCTGCCCCGATACTGGACCCAAAACTCAAAGCCACCAGTTACACCAAGACCGGGTATTGACGGTGGGTTCATGGGAAAAACTTGAGCATCCTTAATCGCTGCAAGCTCTGGGAAGACCTCCTGGATTATCGCAGGAGCCTGCATGGACTTTTCCTCACGCTCTTCATAGTCCTTGAGTGAGATAAAAAGCGTTGCCGCATTTGTTTTCAATTGAGAATCAAGCAAGCTATATCCATTTGGGACGGCGACCGAATAGACGGCAGGATTCTTAAGAAAAATGTCGGTTGCTTGTTTGCCCACCTTCTCCGTTCGGTCTAGGCTTGCCGCATCGGGCAAGTAGGCTACACCAAACAAGTAACCTTGGTCTTCAGCGGGCACGAAGCTCGTCGGGATGGTGCGGAAAAGACTATATATCCCCACCACCATAATACCGAACAGAATCAGGGCCAAGGTTGCCCGTTTAATCACGGAACGGACTGCGTTGGTATAGTGGTGTGTCATACGGTCGAACCAGTCGTTAAACCACTTGAAGAATCTTCCTAAGAAGCCTTTTTTATCACCGTGCTGCGGTTTAAGGATGATAGCCGCAAGCGCCGGCGTGAGCGTCAGTGCCACAAATCCGGATATAGCCATGGATATTGCAATCGTGACGGCGAACTGTTTGTAAAGCTGTCCGGTGATACCGCCAAGGAACGCTGTCGGAATGAAAACAGCACCAAGCACAAGGACAATGGCGATAACCGGACCGGTGACCTCCTCCATGGCACGCCGGGTAGCCTGGCGTGGCTCCAGGTGGAACTCATGCATGTTACGCTCGACGTTCTCGACGACTACGATTGCATCATCTACCACAAGACCAATCGCCAGGACCATACCGAATAACGTCAGCATATTGATGGAGAAGCCCAACGCATACATGCCGATGAACGTACCCACTATTGAGACCACGATGGCGATACAGGGTATGACCGTTGCCCTGAAGCTCTGGAGAAAAAGGAAGACGACCAGCACCACAAGAACTACCGCTTCCATTAGAGTATGGAACACCTCGTCTATTGACGCCTTAATGAACTTGGTGGCGTCCAGCGCAATCTGATAGTCCAGTCCGGGCGGGAAGTCCTTTTTCAGTTCTTCCAGAGTCTGCCTAACCTGCTTTGAAACATCGAGGGCATTGGCGTCTGCCTGCTGGTAGACTGCTATCAGCGCCGCCTGTTTATTGTCGTATCTGGAGCGTAGCGAGTAACTCTGCATGCCGAGCTCTGCGTGCCCCACGTCTTTTATTCGTACTACCGCTGCGCCCGTGTAATCGGTGCGCAGGATGATATTCTCGAACTCGGAGGGGTCAGACATCCGCCCCTGCGCTATGATAGGGAAGCTAAGCTCTACCGGGTTAGATGTGGGTGATTGGCCGATCTGTCCGGTAGAATACTGCTCGTTCTGGGCTTTTACTGCCTCGGCAATATCGGTGGCGGTAATCTTTAGCTGTGCCATACGGTCCGGCTTCAACCATAGACGCATTGCATAAAAAGGAACGCCAAAGATCTGAGAGAGGTTTGCACCAGGGATACGTTTAAAGGCATCCAGGACATAGAGATTGGCATAGTTGGTTAGATAGGCTTGGTCGTATGTGCCGTCGGGAGAAACCAGAGCGATTACCATGAGAAAGGAGTTTGTGCGCGGTTGCACCTGTATGCCCTGCGCCTGTACCGAGGTAGGTAGCTGAGCCATTGCCCATTGAACCCGGTTCTGCACGTTGACCTGGGCGATGTCCGGGTCGGTATCTATGCCAAAAAACACCGATAGGGTGTAATTGCCCGTGGAAGAACTGGTCGAGTACATATAGATCATGTCTTCGGTGCCGTTTACCTGGTACTCTATCGGGGCGGCGACCGCATTGGATACGTCCTCAGCGTCCGCACCGGGGTAGGTTGCCGTCACCTGGATCTGAACCGGGGTGATGTTGGGATACTGCGCTATAGGTAATGTCAGCGCTGAAACAAGTCCGGCCAGTACAATTATAATCGAAATCACCGCCGCTAAAATCGGTCTATCAATAAATATCCCGGAAAACATCCATACGCCTCCTTAATCTATTATTACTGTCCCGCTTGCGAAGAGGGATCTGCGCCCTGGGCCCCCGCAGTACTCTGCTGAGCAATCTTTACCGGCGCACCTTCTCTGAGCTTATTGGTTCCGGTTACGACCACTTCTTCTCCCCTTTTCAGCCCCGACGTGATGAACCAGCCATCGGCGCCCTGCCATTCGCCGACCTCGACGTTACGAAGCTCCGCTTTGCCGTCTTTTACCACATACACTGCATGTCCTTTTGCTGTTTGCACCACCGCTTGTTGCGGCACGACAATGGCATTTGGACGGGTGGCTCCGATCAACTGTACCTGCACAAACTGTCCCGGACGCAAAAGACCATATGGGCTAGCTGGCATAGGCGGGTTAGCCAGCACAGCCCGGACGAGGAAGGTTCCGGTTTGCTGACTAAACAACGGCGCGGCAAACGTCACACGGCCCTTTTCCGGAAAGATCGAACCGTCCGCCAGCACCAGTTGCACCTGGAAATCGTCCTTCGGTGGGAAGTTTAAATACCCTTTGATAATCTGGTCTCGATACTTAAACAGGTCGTTTTCTGAAACACTGAAGTAGACCCACATCGGGTCGGGAACGGATATAGTCGTAAGCAGGCTGTCCGGTCCGGGTGATACCAATGCGCCTTCTCGCTGAGTGGCGAAGTCAGAAAGCCCGGTAACCGGAGAAGTGATTGTGGTATAACCCAGGTTGACCTCGGCATCCATGAGTTTCCCCTTGGCTGATTGTACGGACGCCTCCGCTTCTAGAAGGGCTGCCTCGGCATTATCTCGGGTTCTTTGACTCACTGCATTTTGTTTATAAAGGGGTTCTATACGG
Above is a genomic segment from Thermodesulfobacteriota bacterium containing:
- a CDS encoding potassium channel family protein, whose product is MVKKAQQTVKKLTHPIKHFWETDLSLTVLLVLLFISIFIITPLHHAGELRAFLISEIIFSLILITGVMSVVKYQFITFLAVAFALASFLVRWMRILLPFEKLVILDNLMSMLFMGVLAVVVLIQVLREGPVTMHRIMGAVVVYLLLGLMWAYAYDLVELLRPQSFVAEGSPMSVLNNEIPPPKLLYFSFATLTTVGYGDITAANPIARSLAVLEALVGQLFPVILIARLVSMELFHRQLRKESGKDRSSG
- a CDS encoding ion channel, which produces MHRLFSRFWSTDDRGLTVLLAVMVVYLLILYPFSTLGAFGGFVISLFFTLVLISGVTAVTDRSFIKIPAIAFILLIFVLHHYLLKSQATLLDFIDTLVSLIFLGLFEFVVLFHVFREGPITAHRIRGAIVAYMLFGLIWAQSYLLIELYSPNSFDINGLPYVPLIHQLTASLIYFSFVTLTTIGYGDITAINPFARALVMFEGLMGQLFPAILIARLVSLQIYQKESGRDK
- a CDS encoding efflux transporter outer membrane subunit: MMLKFLILPIIFALMLSACMLGPNYSRPDLDVPQGWRLSVEKANEVANVSWWEQFNDPVLSKYIQTSLEQNKDLKIAIAVVQEYYARLGITRSELFPQLDAAGAAGRIRSSSSFLPSSEGVDRNFNAFVIAFNLSYELDIWGRIRRATEAARAELLSQEEAQRTVILTLVTSVASTYIDLLDLDKRLDIARQTLKSFEESLRLIELQFKGGIVSELEVRQAQSQVESAAVVIPQLETQIAQKENLLSVLLGKNPGAIERGRTIDELSLPNIPSGQPSDLLEQRPDILQAENQLIAANARIGEAKAEYFPKINLAALLGFETPELDNFFDHSSLFYHFGGVLAQPLFEGGRIIYKVKGAEAHKEQALFNYEQTILNALKEVNDALVGYKNSDAELGIQARQVAVLKDYLRLAELQYDEGLVEYLNVLDAQRQLFDAQLAQAQTQGKHFLNLVGLYKTLGGGWVVEAEKLSDSSQKLQN
- a CDS encoding multidrug efflux RND transporter permease subunit, whose product is MFSGIFIDRPILAAVISIIIVLAGLVSALTLPIAQYPNITPVQIQVTATYPGADAEDVSNAVAAPIEYQVNGTEDMIYMYSTSSSTGNYTLSVFFGIDTDPDIAQVNVQNRVQWAMAQLPTSVQAQGIQVQPRTNSFLMVIALVSPDGTYDQAYLTNYANLYVLDAFKRIPGANLSQIFGVPFYAMRLWLKPDRMAQLKITATDIAEAVKAQNEQYSTGQIGQSPTSNPVELSFPIIAQGRMSDPSEFENIILRTDYTGAAVVRIKDVGHAELGMQSYSLRSRYDNKQAALIAVYQQADANALDVSKQVRQTLEELKKDFPPGLDYQIALDATKFIKASIDEVFHTLMEAVVLVVLVVFLFLQSFRATVIPCIAIVVSIVGTFIGMYALGFSINMLTLFGMVLAIGLVVDDAIVVVENVERNMHEFHLEPRQATRRAMEEVTGPVIAIVLVLGAVFIPTAFLGGITGQLYKQFAVTIAISMAISGFVALTLTPALAAIILKPQHGDKKGFLGRFFKWFNDWFDRMTHHYTNAVRSVIKRATLALILFGIMVVGIYSLFRTIPTSFVPAEDQGYLFGVAYLPDAASLDRTEKVGKQATDIFLKNPAVYSVAVPNGYSLLDSQLKTNAATLFISLKDYEEREEKSMQAPAIIQEVFPELAAIKDAQVFPMNPPSIPGLGVTGGFEFWVQYRGSGGYSEVDKVTREFIGKASQRPELVGLASTIHSTSQKLFLEVDRQKTQALGVPIKDVYDAMQTLYGSLYVSQFDKYSQVFQVILQAESRYRVRPEDIGQIYVRTSQGDMMPLSAVVKTRYTTGPDLVSRFNGFPSAKITGSAAPGYSSGQAIATMEEVAREVLPEGFTFAWSGEAFEEKQSGGTSSLAFIFGLILVFLILSAQYESWSLPLSVTLAVPTGIFGALLAVWLRGLDNDVYFQIGLVTLVGLSAKNAILIVEFAVLKRREGLSFLDAAAEAARLRLRPIVMTSLCFILGMVPLVIASGAGANSRHSIGTGVMGGMTSATLLAVFFVPLFFFLVENFSERFFGKEKKVTTAEPVHGDGVAQTVNPKEEKV
- a CDS encoding efflux RND transporter periplasmic adaptor subunit, whose product is MNSIRIGLGLLGTVFSLCKLHGFIFFFLLISLLYSCHGEKKEGSQASAVEVTVIKAEPKTVPVTIEYVGQTQSSHIVEIRARVEGYIDKIAYKEGSLVKKGDLLFQLDPRPFQAKVEEAKGELAAAKANLTRAKREYARIEPLYKQNAVSQRTRDNAEAALLEAEASVQSAKGKLMDAEVNLGYTTITSPVTGLSDFATQREGALVSPGPDSLLTTISVPDPMWVYFSVSENDLFKYRDQIIKGYLNFPPKDDFQVQLVLADGSIFPEKGRVTFAAPLFSQQTGTFLVRAVLANPPMPASPYGLLRPGQFVQVQLIGATRPNAIVVPQQAVVQTAKGHAVYVVKDGKAELRNVEVGEWQGADGWFITSGLKRGEEVVVTGTNKLREGAPVKIAQQSTAGAQGADPSSQAGQ